One genomic segment of Labrus bergylta chromosome 17, fLabBer1.1, whole genome shotgun sequence includes these proteins:
- the myo1hb gene encoding unconventional myosin-Ih isoform X1 yields the protein MMHQALEMKESLDERCSKILRNMEASLTARDRVGIQDFVLLDAYTSESAFLDNLRKRFHENLIYTYIGTLLVSVNPYKELDIYSKKQMDTYMGVNFFELPPHIYALADNVFRTMLSEFNNHFILISGESGAGKTEASKKILQFYAVSCPSTKLLNNVRDRLLLSNPVLEAFGNAKTLKNDNSSRFGKYMDIQFDHQGGAVGGHILSYLLEKSRVVHQNHGERNFHIFYQMVEGGEEDLLRWLGLERNCKNYSYLVQGGCPKVSSINDKSDWKTVRKALSVIEFSETDIENLFGIIASVLHLGNIKFAADDRGYASLNNNQEMHWVSKLLGIPAQVLQHGLTHRKIEAKSEEVFSPFSVDHAVYARDALAKAIYGRTFNWLVNKINESLANMDSSRKTVIGLLDIYGFEVFSVNSFEQFCINYCNEKLQQLFIQLTLKSEQEEYEMEGIEWEPVPYFNNKIICDLVEEKHRGIISLLDEECLRPGEATDLTLLEKMEDKIGGHPHFVTHKLADQKTRKTLERGDFRLLHYAGEVTYCVVGFLDKNNDLLYRNGKEVMRQSKNTVIKHCFPSTEPDSKRRPETVVTQFKSSLVGLTEILLSKEPWYVRCIKPNEAKQPGRFDDVLIRHQVKYLGLMEHLRVRRAGFAYRRKYEIFLQRYKPLCPDTWPNWKGTAAEGVHCLIKHLGYKSDEYKMGRTKIFIRHPRTLFATEDAFQVCKHKLATRIQAKYKGYRVKGDFVKQKEAATKIETCWRGLMARKEREKRAWAVKVIQKFIKGFMTRNEPSCNDNSEYLAYVRQNYLIRLRENLPKTVLEKDCWLTPPPIMKEASQLLKKLYVRQMVKKYIRGITAQRKQQLLLKEQTSSMFKGRKENYPLSVCRPFLDTRIGPEDISIKVLQMIRHEHIRYSVPVVKYDRNGFRPRVRQLIFTQEAAYLVEEAKIKQRIDYSSLKGVSVSNLSDNFLILHVTFDDIKQKGDLVLQCEYLFEALTKMSVIANKQNCIKVVQGSVRFDIQPGREGFVDFKSGQESMVYRAKNGHLMVESTRTKSR from the exons AGCCTTGACGAGCGCTGCAGCAAGATCCTGAGGAACATGGAGGCCTCCCTGACAGCTCGGGATCGCGTGGGTATCCAGGATTTTGTTCTCCTCGACGCCTACACAAGTGAGAGTGCCTTCCTGGACAACCTGAGGAAACGCTTCCACGAGAATCTCATTTAC accTACATCGGGACTCTGTTGGTGTCGGTCAACCCGTATAAAGAATTAGATATCTACAGCAAGAAGCAGATGGACACCTACATGGGTGTAAACTTCTTTGAGCTACCACCTCATAT ATATGCTCTGGCAGACAACGTCTTCCGCACGATGCTGTCTGAGTTCAACAACCACTTCATCCTGATCTCAGGGGAGAGCGGGGCCGGCAAGACCGAGGCCTCCAAGAAAATCCTCCAATTCTACGCCGTCAGCTGTCCAAGTACCAAACTTCTAAACAACGTCCGGGACAGACTTCTTCTGTCCAACCCAGTGCTCGAG GCTTTTGGAAATGCCAAAACCCTGAAGAATGACAACTCAAGTCGCTTTGGGAAATACATGGACATCCAGTTTGACCATCAG GGTGGTGCAGTTGGGGGGCACATCCTGAGCTATCTCCTGGAGAAGTCCCGTGTGGTGCATCAGAATCACGGAGAGAGAAACTTCCACATCTTCTATCAGATggtggaggggggagaggaagaTCTGCTTCGCTGGCTTGGTCTGGAGAGGAACTGCAAGAACTACAGTTATCTAGTGCAG GGTGGTTGCCCCAAAGTGAGCTCTATCAATGATAAAAGTGACTGGAAGACGGTGCGGAAAGCCCTCTCCGTCATAGAGTTCAGTGAGACTGATATTGAG AACCTCTTTGGAATAATTGCTAGTGTGCTCCACCTGGGTAATATCAAGTTTGCGGCAGATGATCGAGGATATGCTTCTCTCAACAACAACCAGGAGATGCACTGGGTGTCAAAA TTATTAGGGATTCCTGCTCAGGTGCTACAACATGGTTTAACCCACAGGAAGATTGAAGCCAAATCAGAGGAG GTGTTTAGTCCCTTCTCTGTGGACCATGCAGTATATGCCAGGGATGCACTTGCCAAAGCCATCTATGGTCGCACTTTCAACTGGCTGGTCAACAAGATCAATGAATCTTTAGCTAACATG GATTCCTCTCGGAAAACAGTGATTGGTCTGCTGGACATCTATGGGTTTGAAGTCTTCAGTGTGAACAG cttTGAGCAGTTTTGTATCAACTACTGCAACgaaaagctgcagcagcttttCATCCAGCTGACCCTGAAGTCAGAACAGGAGGAGTACGAAATGGAAGGAATTGAG TGGGAACCAGTGCCATACTTCAACAACAAGATAATCTGTGATCTTgtggaggagaaacacagaggaaTCATCTCTTTGTTG GATGAGGAATGTTTACGTCCTGGTGAAGCCACAGACCTCACCCTTCTGGAGAAGATGGAGGATAAGATTGGCGGTCACCCTCATTTTGTAAC ACATAAGCTTGCAGACCAAAAGACGAGGAAAACGCTGGAGAGAGGAGACTTCCGTCTCTTGCACTACGCTGGAGAAGTTACATACTGTGTTGTTG GGTTCTTGGACAAAAACAATGATCTCTTGTATCGGAATGGGAAAGAG GTCATGCGTCAGTCCAAGAACACTGTTATCAAACACTGTTTTCCTTCTACTGAACCTGACAGCAAGAGGAGGCCTGAAACT GTGGTGACTCAGTTTAAAAGCAGCCTGGTGGGCTTGACTGAGATCTTACTATCCAAAGAGCCCTGGTACGTCCGCTGCATCAAACCCAATGAAGCTAAACAACCAG GGCGCTTTGATGACGTATTGATAAGACATCAGGTGAAGTACCTGGGGCTGATGGAGCACCTGAGGGTCAGGCGTGCAGGGTTTGCATACCGACGCAAATATGAAATCTTTCTGCAGAG GTACAAGCCCTTGTGTCCAGACACCTGGCCCAACTGGAAAGGCACAGCAGCAGAGGGTGTGCATTGTCTTATCAAACACCTGGGCTACAAATCTGATGAGTACAAGATGGGCAG GACGAAAATCTTTATTCGGCACCCAAGAACTCTGTTTGCAACTGAAGATGCATTTCAGGTTTGCAAACACAAGCTAG CAACAAGGATTCAGGCCAAGTACAAAGGTTACAGGGTGAAAGGAGACTTTGTGAAACAGAAAGAGGCTG CCACAAAGATTGAGACCTGCTGGAGAGGGCTGATGGCTAGAAAGGAGCGGGAAAAGAGGGCTTGGGCTGTCAAAGTCATTCAGAA GTTCATTAAAGGTTTCATGACCAGAAATGAGCCCTCCTGTAATGACAACAGTGAGTACCTGGCGTATGTGAGACAGAACTACCTCATACGGCTGAGGGAAAACCTTCCCAAAACAGTCCTGGAGAAAGACTGTTGGCTCACCCCTCCGCCTATAATGAAGGAG gccTCCCAGCTTTTGAAGAAGCTCTATGTTCGCCAAATGGTGAAGAAGTACATACGAGGAATCACTGCAcagaggaaacaacag TTACTGCTGAAAGAACAGACAAGCTCCATGTtcaaaggaaggaaagaaaactaCCCTCTCAGTGTATGCAGACCATTTCTGGACACCAGGATAG GTCCAGAGGACATAAGCATTAAAGTACTTCAGATGATTCGGCATGAGCACATCAGG TACAGCGTGCCAGTGGTGAAGTACGACAGAAATGGGTTCAGGCCTCGTGTGCGGCAGCTCATCTTCACTCAGGAAGCGGCTTACCTAGTCGAGGAGGCCAAGATCAAGCAGCGGATTGATTACAGCTCTCTGAAAG GTGTGTCTGTCAGCAACCTAAGTGACAACTTCCTGATCCTTCATGTCACATTTGACGACATCAAGCAGAAG GGGGATCTGGTGCTGCAGTGTGAGTACCTGTTTGAGGCCCTGACCAAGATGAGTGTTATTGCCAACAAGCAGAACTGCATTAAAGTGGTCCAGGGCAG CGTGCGTTTTGACATCCAGCCCGGCAGAGAGGGGTTTGTGGATTTCAAGAGTGGTCAGGAGTCCATGGTCTATAGAGCAAAAAACGGCCATTTGATGGTG GAATCTACAAGAACCAAGTCCAGGTGA
- the myo1hb gene encoding unconventional myosin-Ih isoform X2, with product MNSESLDERCSKILRNMEASLTARDRVGIQDFVLLDAYTSESAFLDNLRKRFHENLIYTYIGTLLVSVNPYKELDIYSKKQMDTYMGVNFFELPPHIYALADNVFRTMLSEFNNHFILISGESGAGKTEASKKILQFYAVSCPSTKLLNNVRDRLLLSNPVLEAFGNAKTLKNDNSSRFGKYMDIQFDHQGGAVGGHILSYLLEKSRVVHQNHGERNFHIFYQMVEGGEEDLLRWLGLERNCKNYSYLVQGGCPKVSSINDKSDWKTVRKALSVIEFSETDIENLFGIIASVLHLGNIKFAADDRGYASLNNNQEMHWVSKLLGIPAQVLQHGLTHRKIEAKSEEVFSPFSVDHAVYARDALAKAIYGRTFNWLVNKINESLANMDSSRKTVIGLLDIYGFEVFSVNSFEQFCINYCNEKLQQLFIQLTLKSEQEEYEMEGIEWEPVPYFNNKIICDLVEEKHRGIISLLDEECLRPGEATDLTLLEKMEDKIGGHPHFVTHKLADQKTRKTLERGDFRLLHYAGEVTYCVVGFLDKNNDLLYRNGKEVMRQSKNTVIKHCFPSTEPDSKRRPETVVTQFKSSLVGLTEILLSKEPWYVRCIKPNEAKQPGRFDDVLIRHQVKYLGLMEHLRVRRAGFAYRRKYEIFLQRYKPLCPDTWPNWKGTAAEGVHCLIKHLGYKSDEYKMGRTKIFIRHPRTLFATEDAFQVCKHKLATRIQAKYKGYRVKGDFVKQKEAATKIETCWRGLMARKEREKRAWAVKVIQKFIKGFMTRNEPSCNDNSEYLAYVRQNYLIRLRENLPKTVLEKDCWLTPPPIMKEASQLLKKLYVRQMVKKYIRGITAQRKQQLLLKEQTSSMFKGRKENYPLSVCRPFLDTRIGPEDISIKVLQMIRHEHIRYSVPVVKYDRNGFRPRVRQLIFTQEAAYLVEEAKIKQRIDYSSLKGVSVSNLSDNFLILHVTFDDIKQKGDLVLQCEYLFEALTKMSVIANKQNCIKVVQGSVRFDIQPGREGFVDFKSGQESMVYRAKNGHLMVESTRTKSR from the exons AGCCTTGACGAGCGCTGCAGCAAGATCCTGAGGAACATGGAGGCCTCCCTGACAGCTCGGGATCGCGTGGGTATCCAGGATTTTGTTCTCCTCGACGCCTACACAAGTGAGAGTGCCTTCCTGGACAACCTGAGGAAACGCTTCCACGAGAATCTCATTTAC accTACATCGGGACTCTGTTGGTGTCGGTCAACCCGTATAAAGAATTAGATATCTACAGCAAGAAGCAGATGGACACCTACATGGGTGTAAACTTCTTTGAGCTACCACCTCATAT ATATGCTCTGGCAGACAACGTCTTCCGCACGATGCTGTCTGAGTTCAACAACCACTTCATCCTGATCTCAGGGGAGAGCGGGGCCGGCAAGACCGAGGCCTCCAAGAAAATCCTCCAATTCTACGCCGTCAGCTGTCCAAGTACCAAACTTCTAAACAACGTCCGGGACAGACTTCTTCTGTCCAACCCAGTGCTCGAG GCTTTTGGAAATGCCAAAACCCTGAAGAATGACAACTCAAGTCGCTTTGGGAAATACATGGACATCCAGTTTGACCATCAG GGTGGTGCAGTTGGGGGGCACATCCTGAGCTATCTCCTGGAGAAGTCCCGTGTGGTGCATCAGAATCACGGAGAGAGAAACTTCCACATCTTCTATCAGATggtggaggggggagaggaagaTCTGCTTCGCTGGCTTGGTCTGGAGAGGAACTGCAAGAACTACAGTTATCTAGTGCAG GGTGGTTGCCCCAAAGTGAGCTCTATCAATGATAAAAGTGACTGGAAGACGGTGCGGAAAGCCCTCTCCGTCATAGAGTTCAGTGAGACTGATATTGAG AACCTCTTTGGAATAATTGCTAGTGTGCTCCACCTGGGTAATATCAAGTTTGCGGCAGATGATCGAGGATATGCTTCTCTCAACAACAACCAGGAGATGCACTGGGTGTCAAAA TTATTAGGGATTCCTGCTCAGGTGCTACAACATGGTTTAACCCACAGGAAGATTGAAGCCAAATCAGAGGAG GTGTTTAGTCCCTTCTCTGTGGACCATGCAGTATATGCCAGGGATGCACTTGCCAAAGCCATCTATGGTCGCACTTTCAACTGGCTGGTCAACAAGATCAATGAATCTTTAGCTAACATG GATTCCTCTCGGAAAACAGTGATTGGTCTGCTGGACATCTATGGGTTTGAAGTCTTCAGTGTGAACAG cttTGAGCAGTTTTGTATCAACTACTGCAACgaaaagctgcagcagcttttCATCCAGCTGACCCTGAAGTCAGAACAGGAGGAGTACGAAATGGAAGGAATTGAG TGGGAACCAGTGCCATACTTCAACAACAAGATAATCTGTGATCTTgtggaggagaaacacagaggaaTCATCTCTTTGTTG GATGAGGAATGTTTACGTCCTGGTGAAGCCACAGACCTCACCCTTCTGGAGAAGATGGAGGATAAGATTGGCGGTCACCCTCATTTTGTAAC ACATAAGCTTGCAGACCAAAAGACGAGGAAAACGCTGGAGAGAGGAGACTTCCGTCTCTTGCACTACGCTGGAGAAGTTACATACTGTGTTGTTG GGTTCTTGGACAAAAACAATGATCTCTTGTATCGGAATGGGAAAGAG GTCATGCGTCAGTCCAAGAACACTGTTATCAAACACTGTTTTCCTTCTACTGAACCTGACAGCAAGAGGAGGCCTGAAACT GTGGTGACTCAGTTTAAAAGCAGCCTGGTGGGCTTGACTGAGATCTTACTATCCAAAGAGCCCTGGTACGTCCGCTGCATCAAACCCAATGAAGCTAAACAACCAG GGCGCTTTGATGACGTATTGATAAGACATCAGGTGAAGTACCTGGGGCTGATGGAGCACCTGAGGGTCAGGCGTGCAGGGTTTGCATACCGACGCAAATATGAAATCTTTCTGCAGAG GTACAAGCCCTTGTGTCCAGACACCTGGCCCAACTGGAAAGGCACAGCAGCAGAGGGTGTGCATTGTCTTATCAAACACCTGGGCTACAAATCTGATGAGTACAAGATGGGCAG GACGAAAATCTTTATTCGGCACCCAAGAACTCTGTTTGCAACTGAAGATGCATTTCAGGTTTGCAAACACAAGCTAG CAACAAGGATTCAGGCCAAGTACAAAGGTTACAGGGTGAAAGGAGACTTTGTGAAACAGAAAGAGGCTG CCACAAAGATTGAGACCTGCTGGAGAGGGCTGATGGCTAGAAAGGAGCGGGAAAAGAGGGCTTGGGCTGTCAAAGTCATTCAGAA GTTCATTAAAGGTTTCATGACCAGAAATGAGCCCTCCTGTAATGACAACAGTGAGTACCTGGCGTATGTGAGACAGAACTACCTCATACGGCTGAGGGAAAACCTTCCCAAAACAGTCCTGGAGAAAGACTGTTGGCTCACCCCTCCGCCTATAATGAAGGAG gccTCCCAGCTTTTGAAGAAGCTCTATGTTCGCCAAATGGTGAAGAAGTACATACGAGGAATCACTGCAcagaggaaacaacag TTACTGCTGAAAGAACAGACAAGCTCCATGTtcaaaggaaggaaagaaaactaCCCTCTCAGTGTATGCAGACCATTTCTGGACACCAGGATAG GTCCAGAGGACATAAGCATTAAAGTACTTCAGATGATTCGGCATGAGCACATCAGG TACAGCGTGCCAGTGGTGAAGTACGACAGAAATGGGTTCAGGCCTCGTGTGCGGCAGCTCATCTTCACTCAGGAAGCGGCTTACCTAGTCGAGGAGGCCAAGATCAAGCAGCGGATTGATTACAGCTCTCTGAAAG GTGTGTCTGTCAGCAACCTAAGTGACAACTTCCTGATCCTTCATGTCACATTTGACGACATCAAGCAGAAG GGGGATCTGGTGCTGCAGTGTGAGTACCTGTTTGAGGCCCTGACCAAGATGAGTGTTATTGCCAACAAGCAGAACTGCATTAAAGTGGTCCAGGGCAG CGTGCGTTTTGACATCCAGCCCGGCAGAGAGGGGTTTGTGGATTTCAAGAGTGGTCAGGAGTCCATGGTCTATAGAGCAAAAAACGGCCATTTGATGGTG GAATCTACAAGAACCAAGTCCAGGTGA
- the myo1hb gene encoding unconventional myosin-Ih isoform X3, producing the protein MEASLTARDRVGIQDFVLLDAYTSESAFLDNLRKRFHENLIYTYIGTLLVSVNPYKELDIYSKKQMDTYMGVNFFELPPHIYALADNVFRTMLSEFNNHFILISGESGAGKTEASKKILQFYAVSCPSTKLLNNVRDRLLLSNPVLEAFGNAKTLKNDNSSRFGKYMDIQFDHQGGAVGGHILSYLLEKSRVVHQNHGERNFHIFYQMVEGGEEDLLRWLGLERNCKNYSYLVQGGCPKVSSINDKSDWKTVRKALSVIEFSETDIENLFGIIASVLHLGNIKFAADDRGYASLNNNQEMHWVSKLLGIPAQVLQHGLTHRKIEAKSEEVFSPFSVDHAVYARDALAKAIYGRTFNWLVNKINESLANMDSSRKTVIGLLDIYGFEVFSVNSFEQFCINYCNEKLQQLFIQLTLKSEQEEYEMEGIEWEPVPYFNNKIICDLVEEKHRGIISLLDEECLRPGEATDLTLLEKMEDKIGGHPHFVTHKLADQKTRKTLERGDFRLLHYAGEVTYCVVGFLDKNNDLLYRNGKEVMRQSKNTVIKHCFPSTEPDSKRRPETVVTQFKSSLVGLTEILLSKEPWYVRCIKPNEAKQPGRFDDVLIRHQVKYLGLMEHLRVRRAGFAYRRKYEIFLQRYKPLCPDTWPNWKGTAAEGVHCLIKHLGYKSDEYKMGRTKIFIRHPRTLFATEDAFQVCKHKLATRIQAKYKGYRVKGDFVKQKEAATKIETCWRGLMARKEREKRAWAVKVIQKFIKGFMTRNEPSCNDNSEYLAYVRQNYLIRLRENLPKTVLEKDCWLTPPPIMKEASQLLKKLYVRQMVKKYIRGITAQRKQQLLLKEQTSSMFKGRKENYPLSVCRPFLDTRIGPEDISIKVLQMIRHEHIRYSVPVVKYDRNGFRPRVRQLIFTQEAAYLVEEAKIKQRIDYSSLKGVSVSNLSDNFLILHVTFDDIKQKGDLVLQCEYLFEALTKMSVIANKQNCIKVVQGSVRFDIQPGREGFVDFKSGQESMVYRAKNGHLMVESTRTKSR; encoded by the exons ATGGAGGCCTCCCTGACAGCTCGGGATCGCGTGGGTATCCAGGATTTTGTTCTCCTCGACGCCTACACAAGTGAGAGTGCCTTCCTGGACAACCTGAGGAAACGCTTCCACGAGAATCTCATTTAC accTACATCGGGACTCTGTTGGTGTCGGTCAACCCGTATAAAGAATTAGATATCTACAGCAAGAAGCAGATGGACACCTACATGGGTGTAAACTTCTTTGAGCTACCACCTCATAT ATATGCTCTGGCAGACAACGTCTTCCGCACGATGCTGTCTGAGTTCAACAACCACTTCATCCTGATCTCAGGGGAGAGCGGGGCCGGCAAGACCGAGGCCTCCAAGAAAATCCTCCAATTCTACGCCGTCAGCTGTCCAAGTACCAAACTTCTAAACAACGTCCGGGACAGACTTCTTCTGTCCAACCCAGTGCTCGAG GCTTTTGGAAATGCCAAAACCCTGAAGAATGACAACTCAAGTCGCTTTGGGAAATACATGGACATCCAGTTTGACCATCAG GGTGGTGCAGTTGGGGGGCACATCCTGAGCTATCTCCTGGAGAAGTCCCGTGTGGTGCATCAGAATCACGGAGAGAGAAACTTCCACATCTTCTATCAGATggtggaggggggagaggaagaTCTGCTTCGCTGGCTTGGTCTGGAGAGGAACTGCAAGAACTACAGTTATCTAGTGCAG GGTGGTTGCCCCAAAGTGAGCTCTATCAATGATAAAAGTGACTGGAAGACGGTGCGGAAAGCCCTCTCCGTCATAGAGTTCAGTGAGACTGATATTGAG AACCTCTTTGGAATAATTGCTAGTGTGCTCCACCTGGGTAATATCAAGTTTGCGGCAGATGATCGAGGATATGCTTCTCTCAACAACAACCAGGAGATGCACTGGGTGTCAAAA TTATTAGGGATTCCTGCTCAGGTGCTACAACATGGTTTAACCCACAGGAAGATTGAAGCCAAATCAGAGGAG GTGTTTAGTCCCTTCTCTGTGGACCATGCAGTATATGCCAGGGATGCACTTGCCAAAGCCATCTATGGTCGCACTTTCAACTGGCTGGTCAACAAGATCAATGAATCTTTAGCTAACATG GATTCCTCTCGGAAAACAGTGATTGGTCTGCTGGACATCTATGGGTTTGAAGTCTTCAGTGTGAACAG cttTGAGCAGTTTTGTATCAACTACTGCAACgaaaagctgcagcagcttttCATCCAGCTGACCCTGAAGTCAGAACAGGAGGAGTACGAAATGGAAGGAATTGAG TGGGAACCAGTGCCATACTTCAACAACAAGATAATCTGTGATCTTgtggaggagaaacacagaggaaTCATCTCTTTGTTG GATGAGGAATGTTTACGTCCTGGTGAAGCCACAGACCTCACCCTTCTGGAGAAGATGGAGGATAAGATTGGCGGTCACCCTCATTTTGTAAC ACATAAGCTTGCAGACCAAAAGACGAGGAAAACGCTGGAGAGAGGAGACTTCCGTCTCTTGCACTACGCTGGAGAAGTTACATACTGTGTTGTTG GGTTCTTGGACAAAAACAATGATCTCTTGTATCGGAATGGGAAAGAG GTCATGCGTCAGTCCAAGAACACTGTTATCAAACACTGTTTTCCTTCTACTGAACCTGACAGCAAGAGGAGGCCTGAAACT GTGGTGACTCAGTTTAAAAGCAGCCTGGTGGGCTTGACTGAGATCTTACTATCCAAAGAGCCCTGGTACGTCCGCTGCATCAAACCCAATGAAGCTAAACAACCAG GGCGCTTTGATGACGTATTGATAAGACATCAGGTGAAGTACCTGGGGCTGATGGAGCACCTGAGGGTCAGGCGTGCAGGGTTTGCATACCGACGCAAATATGAAATCTTTCTGCAGAG GTACAAGCCCTTGTGTCCAGACACCTGGCCCAACTGGAAAGGCACAGCAGCAGAGGGTGTGCATTGTCTTATCAAACACCTGGGCTACAAATCTGATGAGTACAAGATGGGCAG GACGAAAATCTTTATTCGGCACCCAAGAACTCTGTTTGCAACTGAAGATGCATTTCAGGTTTGCAAACACAAGCTAG CAACAAGGATTCAGGCCAAGTACAAAGGTTACAGGGTGAAAGGAGACTTTGTGAAACAGAAAGAGGCTG CCACAAAGATTGAGACCTGCTGGAGAGGGCTGATGGCTAGAAAGGAGCGGGAAAAGAGGGCTTGGGCTGTCAAAGTCATTCAGAA GTTCATTAAAGGTTTCATGACCAGAAATGAGCCCTCCTGTAATGACAACAGTGAGTACCTGGCGTATGTGAGACAGAACTACCTCATACGGCTGAGGGAAAACCTTCCCAAAACAGTCCTGGAGAAAGACTGTTGGCTCACCCCTCCGCCTATAATGAAGGAG gccTCCCAGCTTTTGAAGAAGCTCTATGTTCGCCAAATGGTGAAGAAGTACATACGAGGAATCACTGCAcagaggaaacaacag TTACTGCTGAAAGAACAGACAAGCTCCATGTtcaaaggaaggaaagaaaactaCCCTCTCAGTGTATGCAGACCATTTCTGGACACCAGGATAG GTCCAGAGGACATAAGCATTAAAGTACTTCAGATGATTCGGCATGAGCACATCAGG TACAGCGTGCCAGTGGTGAAGTACGACAGAAATGGGTTCAGGCCTCGTGTGCGGCAGCTCATCTTCACTCAGGAAGCGGCTTACCTAGTCGAGGAGGCCAAGATCAAGCAGCGGATTGATTACAGCTCTCTGAAAG GTGTGTCTGTCAGCAACCTAAGTGACAACTTCCTGATCCTTCATGTCACATTTGACGACATCAAGCAGAAG GGGGATCTGGTGCTGCAGTGTGAGTACCTGTTTGAGGCCCTGACCAAGATGAGTGTTATTGCCAACAAGCAGAACTGCATTAAAGTGGTCCAGGGCAG CGTGCGTTTTGACATCCAGCCCGGCAGAGAGGGGTTTGTGGATTTCAAGAGTGGTCAGGAGTCCATGGTCTATAGAGCAAAAAACGGCCATTTGATGGTG GAATCTACAAGAACCAAGTCCAGGTGA